Genomic DNA from Pseudomonas sp. CCC3.1:
AGCATCGGCGAGCTGTTCAGCGATCCGGGCTTGCTGAATGTGTTGCTGGAAAACGGTTTTCGCCTGCCCCTGCGCGAGGTCACGCTTAACGGCCATCCGCTGATGCTCGACGCCACACCGATTACCGATGCCGGTGCCCTGCTCACGCTGTACCAGCCGAGCCGCATTGGTGAACGTCTGGCCGCGCTGCACCACGACCACGCTGAAGGCTTTGACGCATTGCTTGGTGACTCGCCTGCGATCCGCACCCTAAAAGCCCGTGCGCAACGCGTGGCTGCGCTGGATGCTCCATTATTGATTCAAGGTGAGACCGGCACCGGCAAAGAACTGGTGGCCCGCGCCTGTCACGCCATCAGCGCCCGTTTTGCGGCGCCGTTTCTGGCCTTGAACTGCGCCGCGCTCCCGGAAAACCTGGCCGAAAGCGAACTGTTCGGTTATGCCCCCGGCGCCTTCACCGGCGCACAACGCGGTGGCAAGCCGGGGCTGATGGAACTGGCCAACCATGGCACGGTGTTTCTGGATGAAATCGCTGAAATGTCGCCGTACCTGCAAGCCAAGCTGCTGCGCTTTTTGAATGACGGCAGCTTCCGTCGGGTCGGTGGCGAGCGCGAGGTCAAGGTCAATGTGCGTATCCTCAGCGCCACACACCGCAACCTCGAAAAAATGGTCAACGAGGGCACGTTTCGCGAAGACCTGTTCTATCGCCTCAACGTGCTGAGCATCGAAGTGCCGCCGCTGCGCGAGCGCGGCCAAGATATTTTGCTGCTCGCGCGAACGTTCATGCAGCAGGCCTGCACGCAAATCCAGCGCCCCGTGTGCCGCCTCGCACCGGGCACTTACCCGGC
This window encodes:
- a CDS encoding sigma-54-dependent transcriptional regulator; this encodes MRIHVSFIDRVGITQEVLALLGGRNLNLDAVEMVPPNVYIDAPTLSPQVLDELREALFRVNGVQSVMVVDILPGQRRHLQLDALLAAMADPVLALDSDGHVLLANPALVTLYGRDPTGESIGELFSDPGLLNVLLENGFRLPLREVTLNGHPLMLDATPITDAGALLTLYQPSRIGERLAALHHDHAEGFDALLGDSPAIRTLKARAQRVAALDAPLLIQGETGTGKELVARACHAISARFAAPFLALNCAALPENLAESELFGYAPGAFTGAQRGGKPGLMELANHGTVFLDEIAEMSPYLQAKLLRFLNDGSFRRVGGEREVKVNVRILSATHRNLEKMVNEGTFREDLFYRLNVLSIEVPPLRERGQDILLLARTFMQQACTQIQRPVCRLAPGTYPALLGNRWPGNVRQLQNVIFRAAAICESTLVDIGDLDIAGTSVARQGDGEIETLEHAVESFEKALLEKLYISYPSTRQLASRLQTSHTAIAHRLRKYGIPGKN